In Mesorhizobium sp. 113-3-3, a genomic segment contains:
- a CDS encoding alpha/beta hydrolase: protein MPEVIFTGPAGRLEGRYQPSKEKSAPIAIVLHPHPQFGGTMNNKIVYDLFYMFQKRDFTTLRFNFRGIGRSQGEFDHGTGELSDAAAALDWVQSLHPDSKSCWVAGYSFGSWIGMQLLMRRPEIEGFISIAPQPNTYDFSFLAPCPSSGLIIHGDADKVAPPKDVQGLVDKLHTQKGITITQKTLPGANHFFANHADLLIEECADYLDRRLAGELSDPRPKRLR, encoded by the coding sequence ATGCCTGAGGTCATTTTCACCGGTCCGGCCGGCCGCCTGGAGGGACGCTACCAGCCCTCCAAGGAAAAGAGCGCGCCGATCGCCATCGTCTTGCATCCGCATCCGCAGTTCGGCGGCACGATGAACAACAAGATCGTCTACGACCTCTTCTATATGTTCCAGAAGCGCGATTTCACCACGCTGCGCTTCAATTTCCGAGGCATCGGCCGCAGCCAGGGCGAATTCGACCACGGTACCGGCGAATTGTCGGATGCCGCCGCCGCACTCGACTGGGTCCAGTCGCTGCACCCGGATTCCAAGAGCTGCTGGGTCGCCGGCTATTCCTTCGGCTCTTGGATCGGCATGCAGCTCTTGATGCGCCGGCCGGAGATCGAGGGCTTCATCTCGATCGCGCCGCAGCCCAACACCTATGACTTCTCGTTCCTGGCGCCCTGCCCCTCATCTGGCCTGATCATCCATGGCGACGCCGACAAGGTGGCGCCGCCGAAGGATGTGCAGGGCCTGGTCGACAAGCTGCACACGCAGAAGGGCATCACCATCACGCAGAAGACCTTGCCCGGCGCCAACCACTTTTTCGCCAACCACGCCGATCTTTTGATCGAGGAATGCGCCGACTATCTCGATCGCCGGCTGGCGGGCGAGTTGTCCGATCCAAGGCCGAAGCGGCTGAGATAG
- a CDS encoding FMN-binding negative transcriptional regulator, whose protein sequence is MYEPPHFQETRPDVLHGLIRAHPLGMLISNGPDGPVANAIPFLIDAEASPNGRLRAHLAKANPHWRLIADNPALPVLIVFQGADAYVTPSWYETKRETGKVVPTWNYAIVQVRGTAKVIDDQDWLAQQIADLTTSQEGAREAPWAVTDAPPPFIQSQIKGIIGLEIEISEIHGKWKVSQNRPVADRAGVAQGLESEVANASDMARLVRSYGGLDSN, encoded by the coding sequence ATGTACGAGCCTCCCCATTTCCAGGAAACGCGGCCCGACGTGCTGCATGGCCTGATCAGGGCGCATCCGCTCGGCATGCTGATTTCGAACGGGCCTGACGGCCCGGTCGCCAACGCCATTCCCTTCCTGATCGACGCCGAAGCGTCGCCAAATGGCAGACTGCGGGCTCACCTGGCCAAGGCCAATCCGCACTGGCGCCTCATCGCCGACAATCCGGCATTGCCCGTGCTGATCGTCTTCCAGGGCGCCGATGCCTATGTGACGCCGTCCTGGTACGAGACCAAGCGCGAGACCGGCAAGGTGGTGCCGACCTGGAACTACGCCATCGTGCAGGTGCGCGGCACGGCCAAAGTCATCGACGACCAGGACTGGCTGGCACAGCAGATCGCCGATCTGACCACCTCCCAGGAAGGTGCGCGTGAGGCGCCCTGGGCGGTGACCGATGCGCCGCCACCCTTCATCCAGTCGCAGATCAAGGGCATCATCGGGCTGGAGATCGAGATCAGCGAGATCCACGGCAAGTGGAAGGTCAGCCAGAACCGACCGGTCGCCGATCGCGCCGGCGTGGCGCAGGGGCTGGAAAGCGAAGTCGCCAACGCATCCGACATGGCGCGCCTGGTAAGATCCTACGGCGGCCTGGACAGCAATTAA
- a CDS encoding phosphatase PAP2 family protein, giving the protein MRGRFATRPVRYPNIAWPLWSLVWLLLTAAAFVRLDTPAGMVHGQWSGARVAEFLTQFALGGWYLIPAALLLVAANLTDWRSLSRRSLMLVYNWTCLAFLVLSAVGLSGLLVNILKYAIGRARPLYFQDFGVLALHPFAFDARFAGFPSGHATTMGAVFGVLLLLFPRRWYIALVITACLASTRVFVGAHYPSDTVAGFGLGCAFALACGLVFARLGFIFRPTPSGLPVRKASFRLIAPER; this is encoded by the coding sequence GTGAGAGGGCGCTTTGCCACCCGTCCCGTGCGTTACCCCAATATCGCATGGCCGCTCTGGAGCCTGGTCTGGCTGTTGCTGACGGCGGCGGCATTTGTTCGCCTCGATACGCCGGCAGGGATGGTCCATGGCCAATGGTCGGGAGCCAGGGTGGCCGAATTCCTGACCCAGTTCGCACTCGGCGGCTGGTACCTGATCCCGGCGGCGCTCTTGCTCGTCGCGGCCAATCTGACCGATTGGCGAAGCCTTTCGCGGCGATCGCTGATGCTTGTCTACAACTGGACTTGCCTGGCGTTTCTGGTGCTGAGCGCTGTCGGCCTGTCCGGCCTGCTGGTCAATATCCTGAAATATGCGATCGGCCGGGCGCGCCCGCTCTACTTCCAGGATTTTGGCGTGCTCGCCCTGCATCCCTTCGCCTTTGACGCGCGCTTCGCCGGTTTTCCATCCGGCCATGCCACGACGATGGGGGCGGTGTTCGGCGTTCTCCTGCTCTTGTTTCCGCGGCGCTGGTATATCGCCCTGGTGATCACCGCCTGTCTCGCCTCGACCAGGGTTTTCGTCGGCGCGCACTATCCGAGCGATACGGTGGCCGGCTTCGGCCTTGGCTGCGCCTTCGCGCTGGCCTGTGGGCTGGTGTTCGCCCGGCTCGGCTTCATCTTCCGTCCGACGCCGTCAGGATTGCCGGTCCGCAAGGCGTCCTTCCGGCTGATTGCTCCGGAAAGATAG